A window of Methanolobus chelungpuianus genomic DNA:
CAGATCGTAACCATCGATCTCCTTATCTCTGCCAATGACCTCCTCTGCAAGCCCGATATCCCTTGAACCTAATGCCCTCACGGAATCTGTGACCAGCTTATGCGATTTCTCTCCCATTTCCATCACGTTCTTCTTGAGAACATCCAGACTGTGCTGGTAGTGTGTACGTGTCATATTTCACCCAAACCTTCCTGTAATATAATCTTCAGTTTCTCTTTTCTGCGGGCTCTCGAATATCTGCTCCGTTCTTCCGAACTCTATCAGGTCGCCAAGTAGGAAGAATGCCGTATAATCGGAAATCCTGGCAGCTTGTTGCATATTATGAGTAACTATTACAATAGTGTATTGCTTTTTAAGCTCCAGTATAAGGTCCTCTATCTTGTTAGTGGATATGGGATCGAGCGCACTGCATGGTTCGTCAAAGAGTATGACTTCCGGTTTCACTGCAAGGGTCCTTGCGATGCAGAGCCTCTGCTGCTGGCCGCCGCTGAGGTCAAGGGCTGAGGTGTTCAGCCTGCCGGAAACCTCGTCCCAGAGAGCACCGGATCTGAGTGCATATTCTACAATGCCGTCTATTTCTTTTCTGGGAGCGCCATGTATGCGGGGCCCGTATGCAACGTTGTCATGTATTGACATGGGGAAAGGATTAGGTTTCTGGAACACCATTCCTACCTTTTTTCTCAGGTCCACAACATCCACTGCCTTGCTGTATATGTCCTCTCCGTTGATATTCACATTACCTTCTATCCTGCAGTTTGGGATAAGGTCGTTCATCCTGTTGAGACACCTCAGGAATGTGGATTTACCACAGCCCGAAGGCCCGATAAAGGCTGTTACGCTGTTCTTAGGTATATCTATAGATATGTCATGCAGCGCATGGTTTGTGCCGTACCAGAGGTTGAGCCCTCTGACCTCTATCTCCGTATCGCTTGTAAAATCATCTGTCACAAATGTTACCTCTGGATCAGTTTATTATCAGTTGGTACTGCTTATGGGATTGATCTTCACCTGTGCATTTTCTTCCTGTAATGGTTTCGTATGGCTATGGCAAAAACGTTGACTCCGAGTACGATTATCATGAGTACCAGTGCCGTACCGTACTGGATGGGTCTTGTCTGTGCTATGTTTGTGCCCGCGGTGGCAAGCACGAACAGGTGGTAAGGCAACGCCATGAACTGCGAGAAAACCGAATCAGGCAGTCTTGGAAGGAAGTATGCTGCGCCGGTTAGCAGTATCGGTGCCGTTTCTCCGGCAACCCTGCCCACGCTTAATATGGCTCCCGTCACCATACCCGGGATTGCTACGGGCAGTACGACCCTGCGGATAGTCTGCCACTTCGTCACACCCAGGGCAAGTGAAGCTTCACGGTATTCCCTGGGGACGGTGATAAGGGCTTCCTGGCTTGACCTTATTATCACCGGCAGGAT
This region includes:
- the pstB gene encoding phosphate ABC transporter ATP-binding protein PstB, whose protein sequence is MTDDFTSDTEIEVRGLNLWYGTNHALHDISIDIPKNSVTAFIGPSGCGKSTFLRCLNRMNDLIPNCRIEGNVNINGEDIYSKAVDVVDLRKKVGMVFQKPNPFPMSIHDNVAYGPRIHGAPRKEIDGIVEYALRSGALWDEVSGRLNTSALDLSGGQQQRLCIARTLAVKPEVILFDEPCSALDPISTNKIEDLILELKKQYTIVIVTHNMQQAARISDYTAFFLLGDLIEFGRTEQIFESPQKRETEDYITGRFG